In Symmachiella dynata, the following are encoded in one genomic region:
- a CDS encoding HAD family hydrolase → MPKSLDEYAEWLANRDLLWPMPPAPVAAKATPYLKPLPNIRGVVWNLYGTLLTISEGQLLHRHPQQLPMQIALDKTIKEFNMWNSMSRKPGAPWEYFLHKYDETVDRFAMGGTKKRGQAPEVNSTEIWRTMIGRLQQKDYQFDASFYGSLDDFCEKVAYFFHSCLQGTAAAPGASQALEAVSESGRTQGLLSDAQSFSYTQMLRALRLQGKLRAPENLFAPNCLALSYRVGFRKPSQVLFDTSVQQFEKLGIPAKNVLYISSRIRDDLGVAKKLGMKTALFAGDKSSLDASAEDLKDSAIKPDRLIVELSQIEKILSIS, encoded by the coding sequence ATGCCTAAATCTTTAGACGAGTACGCCGAGTGGCTCGCGAATCGCGATCTGTTATGGCCGATGCCCCCGGCGCCGGTTGCGGCCAAGGCAACACCGTACCTGAAACCGTTGCCCAATATTCGGGGCGTGGTCTGGAATCTCTACGGGACGTTGTTGACGATTTCTGAAGGGCAGTTGTTGCACCGTCATCCCCAGCAACTCCCCATGCAGATTGCCTTGGACAAGACCATCAAAGAGTTCAACATGTGGAATTCCATGAGCCGCAAACCGGGCGCGCCGTGGGAATACTTTCTGCACAAATACGACGAAACGGTGGACCGGTTCGCGATGGGGGGCACGAAGAAGCGGGGGCAGGCCCCGGAAGTGAATAGCACCGAGATTTGGCGGACGATGATCGGTCGGTTGCAGCAGAAAGACTATCAATTCGACGCCTCGTTTTACGGCAGTTTGGACGATTTTTGCGAAAAGGTCGCCTATTTTTTCCATTCCTGTCTACAGGGGACCGCCGCCGCTCCGGGTGCCTCACAGGCGCTGGAGGCTGTTTCGGAATCGGGGCGGACGCAAGGGCTGCTTTCCGACGCGCAGTCCTTTAGCTACACACAAATGTTGCGAGCACTGCGGTTGCAAGGTAAACTACGCGCGCCTGAGAATTTGTTTGCGCCAAATTGTCTTGCGTTGTCTTATCGCGTGGGATTTCGGAAACCGTCTCAGGTCTTGTTTGACACGAGCGTGCAACAATTTGAGAAGCTGGGGATTCCCGCCAAGAACGTTTTGTACATCAGTTCACGCATCCGCGATGATTTGGGTGTCGCAAAAAAGCTGGGAATGAAGACCGCGCTGTTTGCCGGCGACAAATCGAGTCTGGACGCCTCAGCGGAGGATCT
- a CDS encoding BlaI/MecI/CopY family transcriptional regulator, whose amino-acid sequence MGKRQPASKAELEIARIVWDLGNATVRQVFEQVDPSRELDFKTVQTYLRRLEAKGYLNTQQDGRSKVYSPKVRPRQVIRETVDDFLQRLFDGATLPLVQHLISERDISANEIQELREMLDRWEQDHGPPQEK is encoded by the coding sequence ATGGGAAAACGACAACCGGCATCCAAAGCAGAATTGGAGATCGCCCGCATCGTCTGGGATTTGGGCAACGCCACCGTGCGACAGGTCTTTGAACAGGTCGATCCGTCGCGGGAACTCGATTTCAAAACCGTGCAAACCTATCTCCGCCGACTAGAAGCCAAAGGATATCTGAACACCCAGCAAGACGGCCGCAGCAAGGTGTACTCCCCCAAAGTCCGGCCCAGGCAAGTCATTCGCGAAACGGTCGATGATTTTCTGCAGCGGCTCTTCGATGGGGCCACACTGCCGTTGGTGCAACATTTGATTTCAGAACGAGACATCTCGGCCAACGAAATCCAAGAACTCCGCGAGATGCTCGATCGCTGGGAACAGGATCATGGCCCTCCTCAGGAGAAGTGA